A section of the Solitalea canadensis DSM 3403 genome encodes:
- a CDS encoding ABC transporter permease, whose translation MKNKTFTFINIFGLATGLVCCLLIALYLNHELNYDASHKKGDRIYLLGTIFSRQGNENKSAGTPFPMGPAMQQEFPEIEQTTHLLKAFADDKTLLQYNENGKVKSFYETRGYLTDSAFFNVFTYSFKEGNAAIALKEPNTIVISDKIAAKIFGEEPALGKVIHINSNTNGEFDFKVAGVFTAAKIPSHIDAQFFMSIKGGGIDSYIGSSTDMVSNNMFYTYFLLKPEADWKGLEAKFPAFIEKHTGKELRAAGVGKKQYLTPLKKIHLDTTTENTATPPGSRTYLYILASVAFFTLLIACINFMNLSTARSAKRSTEVGVRKVLGAEKSSLIRQFLSESLLMSFFAFLFAIVVTWALTPLFGQLAGKDLNMSVLQHGWLLVAFFALAIITGLLAGIYPAYFLSSLRPVKALKGKLSNSLAAVSIRKFLVVFQFVISVVLIVSSVVIYNQMDFMREKDLGFEKEQQIVVPLRSSTAKKMYASLKEEVGRDPHVVSAGGCYFYPGIMNASDMRLYPEGKTIEDARLVFMNYIDDSYLKTLQIKPVAGQLFSKEFATDSITKVVLTEKTIKDLGFASAQQAVDKSIWFNWQGRDYKFIIIGVVNDFNFQDLRTPIKAMGFQLADSNFNYLIVHANASSIQHVLKSIEAKWQKLNPNEPFEYTFLDADFAKTFQAENRLLSIVGYFTLIAILISCLGLFGLATYSAEQRIKEIGIRKVLGASISSIVLLLSKDFLKPVLLATLIAFPIGWYAMHKWLEDFAYRTNIGWSVFLIAGVLAVAIALITVSFQAIKAAIANPVKSLKTE comes from the coding sequence ATGAAAAATAAAACTTTTACGTTCATCAATATTTTCGGCTTGGCAACCGGACTGGTTTGCTGCTTGCTAATTGCATTGTATCTGAATCATGAGTTGAATTATGATGCATCGCATAAAAAAGGAGATCGTATCTATTTGCTTGGGACTATTTTTAGCAGGCAAGGAAATGAAAACAAAAGTGCCGGAACTCCTTTTCCTATGGGGCCTGCAATGCAACAGGAATTTCCAGAAATCGAACAAACTACGCACTTGCTTAAAGCCTTTGCGGATGATAAAACATTGCTGCAGTATAATGAAAACGGAAAAGTTAAATCGTTTTACGAAACCCGTGGCTATTTAACCGACTCTGCTTTCTTCAATGTTTTTACCTACAGCTTTAAAGAGGGAAATGCTGCCATAGCCTTAAAAGAGCCTAATACAATTGTTATTTCTGATAAGATTGCTGCCAAGATATTTGGAGAAGAACCTGCATTGGGTAAGGTGATTCATATTAATAGCAATACTAACGGGGAGTTTGATTTTAAGGTAGCGGGTGTGTTTACAGCTGCAAAAATACCTTCTCATATCGACGCCCAGTTTTTTATGTCCATTAAAGGCGGGGGTATCGATTCATACATTGGAAGTTCAACGGATATGGTATCCAACAATATGTTTTATACCTATTTCTTGTTGAAACCTGAAGCTGATTGGAAAGGTCTTGAGGCTAAATTTCCGGCTTTTATAGAAAAACATACAGGCAAAGAATTGCGGGCAGCCGGCGTTGGTAAAAAACAATATTTAACGCCTCTCAAGAAAATTCACCTGGATACAACCACAGAAAATACAGCAACTCCACCAGGAAGTAGGACTTATTTATACATACTTGCTTCCGTAGCTTTTTTTACGTTGTTGATTGCTTGCATCAATTTTATGAATCTTTCTACTGCACGGTCGGCCAAACGATCAACAGAAGTAGGGGTTCGGAAAGTACTGGGTGCAGAAAAATCTTCCCTGATTCGTCAGTTTTTGAGCGAGTCATTATTGATGAGTTTCTTCGCTTTTCTGTTTGCTATTGTTGTTACTTGGGCATTAACCCCGTTGTTTGGACAACTGGCAGGTAAAGACCTTAACATGTCTGTTTTACAACATGGTTGGTTATTGGTAGCATTTTTTGCGCTTGCCATTATTACCGGGTTGCTGGCAGGTATTTATCCCGCCTACTTTTTATCGTCGTTAAGACCGGTAAAAGCATTAAAAGGAAAACTATCCAATTCATTGGCAGCTGTTTCAATAAGAAAGTTTCTGGTAGTTTTTCAGTTTGTGATTTCTGTTGTACTGATAGTATCCTCAGTAGTAATTTATAACCAGATGGATTTCATGCGCGAAAAAGATCTGGGTTTTGAGAAAGAACAGCAAATTGTAGTTCCGTTGAGAAGTTCTACCGCTAAAAAAATGTATGCCTCCCTGAAAGAGGAAGTCGGTAGGGATCCGCATGTTGTTTCAGCAGGAGGTTGTTATTTCTATCCTGGCATTATGAATGCAAGTGATATGCGGCTTTATCCGGAGGGAAAAACTATTGAAGATGCACGACTGGTGTTCATGAATTACATCGATGACAGCTATCTTAAAACATTGCAAATAAAACCTGTGGCCGGGCAATTGTTTTCAAAGGAGTTCGCAACTGATAGCATTACCAAGGTTGTTTTAACGGAGAAAACAATAAAGGATTTGGGATTTGCTTCGGCACAACAAGCTGTTGATAAATCAATCTGGTTCAATTGGCAGGGAAGGGATTACAAGTTTATTATAATCGGTGTTGTAAACGATTTTAATTTCCAGGATTTACGTACCCCAATCAAAGCAATGGGTTTTCAGTTGGCCGACAGTAATTTTAACTACCTGATCGTTCATGCGAATGCATCCAGTATTCAACATGTGCTCAAATCGATTGAGGCAAAGTGGCAAAAGTTAAACCCGAATGAGCCTTTTGAATATACTTTTCTGGATGCAGATTTTGCCAAAACATTCCAGGCAGAGAACAGGCTCTTATCCATCGTAGGCTACTTTACATTAATTGCCATATTGATTTCTTGCTTAGGATTATTTGGATTAGCAACCTATTCAGCCGAACAACGAATCAAGGAAATCGGTATTAGAAAGGTACTTGGGGCAAGCATCAGCAGTATAGTACTATTACTTTCAAAAGACTTCCTGAAACCGGTGTTGCTGGCAACCCTAATTGCATTTCCAATTGGTTGGTACGCGATGCACAAATGGTTAGAAGACTTTGCCTACCGAACAAATATTGGCTGGTCAGTCTTTCTGATCGCAGGAGTACTAGCAGTGGCCATCGCATTGATTACCGTAAGTTTTCAGGCCATTAAGGCCGCTATTGCAAACCCTGTTAAAAGTTTAAAAACCGAATAG
- a CDS encoding ABC transporter permease, translating to MIKSYFKIAYRTIVRHKGYAAINITGLAIGIAACLLLFLVIRFEMSYNSFFPDNKNIYRVVTDSHDANGADYTPGVPYPALDALRTDFPQLKTGALFSAYGSQITIPVSEQKVSADDKKFIEETGIFFADPQFFEIVKFKWLVGDEKLMATPNTVVLTQKMAEKYFGDWHNAVGKIIKIDNAIPLKVSGILENVPFNTDFPLEVVVSFITSKNNPSQYNYTTRWGSVTSNFQVFMQLPSNVSPEGINKQLANFINKHRGADEQEKITSYLQPLTEVHYDARYGSFSDHTISKSTLITLSLIGVLIIIMACINFINLSTAQAIGRSKEVGVRKVLGSNRVQLLWQMMGETALIVFFSMVLALVISTVALPYLAQIIKLPETISLFTVPNLLFLIGVSIVVTIFSGIYPALILSGFKPALALKNKISSANIGGISLRRGLVVTQFAMSQILVVGTIVAVAQMSFVRNADLGFNKEAVYVLTSASDSVVVSRHKALKEELLQMPGVSSATFCSDVPSSDMNWGSNFAFDGRPDEKFDVFLKFGDADYFKTFDLKLIAGRGFAQSDTINEYVINETLMHKLGVTDAKTIIGKSVKLGSRRALPIVGVVKDFKINSLREAIKPLLISTRKSVYRSLVVKLNTSEISKAKVAIEQKWNKYNPEYAFTSTFFDENIARFYQQEEQLSKLYKIFAGLAIFISCLGLYGLVSFMAVQRTKEVGIRKVLGASVGNIVYLFSKEFTVLIVIAFIIAAPVAYYVMHNWLNNFVFRVNIGVGVFAMSILISLTVAWLTVGYKAVKAALANPVKSLRTE from the coding sequence ATGATAAAGAGCTATTTCAAAATCGCCTACAGAACAATTGTCCGCCATAAGGGTTATGCGGCAATTAATATTACCGGATTAGCAATCGGAATTGCGGCATGTTTGTTATTGTTTCTGGTGATAAGGTTCGAGATGAGCTACAACTCGTTTTTTCCTGATAATAAAAATATTTACCGTGTAGTAACCGATTCTCATGATGCAAACGGAGCAGATTATACTCCCGGTGTTCCTTATCCGGCATTAGATGCGTTACGTACGGATTTTCCACAGTTAAAAACAGGAGCCCTTTTCTCAGCTTATGGTTCTCAGATCACCATTCCGGTATCCGAACAGAAAGTTTCTGCTGACGACAAAAAGTTTATTGAAGAAACAGGGATATTCTTTGCCGATCCGCAGTTTTTTGAGATCGTAAAGTTTAAATGGTTGGTAGGCGATGAAAAACTCATGGCAACGCCGAACACTGTTGTGCTTACCCAAAAAATGGCTGAAAAGTATTTTGGCGATTGGCATAACGCAGTAGGTAAGATCATCAAAATAGATAATGCTATTCCACTGAAGGTATCCGGGATTTTGGAGAATGTTCCTTTTAATACTGATTTCCCATTAGAAGTAGTGGTGTCATTTATTACTTCCAAAAATAATCCGTCTCAGTATAACTATACTACACGTTGGGGAAGTGTAACCAGCAATTTTCAGGTATTTATGCAATTGCCTTCCAATGTTTCACCGGAAGGCATCAATAAACAGCTTGCAAATTTTATTAATAAGCATAGAGGAGCTGATGAGCAGGAAAAGATTACCAGTTACCTGCAGCCGCTAACGGAGGTACATTACGATGCCCGATATGGAAGCTTTTCAGATCATACTATTAGTAAATCGACCTTGATAACGCTTTCGTTGATTGGCGTATTAATCATCATTATGGCTTGCATCAACTTTATTAATCTTTCTACAGCTCAGGCAATCGGTCGATCAAAAGAAGTAGGAGTTCGAAAAGTATTAGGAAGCAATAGGGTTCAATTACTATGGCAAATGATGGGAGAAACTGCATTAATCGTGTTTTTTTCAATGGTGTTGGCGCTAGTTATTTCAACTGTAGCGCTGCCATATCTTGCACAGATTATCAAATTGCCAGAAACTATCTCTTTGTTTACAGTACCTAACTTGTTGTTTTTAATAGGAGTTTCAATAGTTGTAACCATTTTCTCAGGCATTTATCCTGCTCTTATTCTTTCGGGTTTCAAACCGGCACTAGCGCTTAAAAACAAAATCAGTTCTGCAAATATTGGTGGCATTTCACTGCGCAGAGGTTTGGTTGTTACCCAGTTCGCCATGTCTCAGATTTTAGTAGTAGGTACTATTGTAGCCGTTGCGCAAATGAGTTTTGTTCGCAATGCTGATTTAGGATTTAACAAAGAGGCTGTTTATGTACTAACGTCAGCTTCTGATAGTGTAGTGGTTTCTCGTCACAAAGCCTTGAAAGAAGAGTTATTGCAAATGCCGGGTGTAAGCAGTGCTACTTTTTGTAGTGATGTGCCTTCTTCCGACATGAACTGGGGCAGCAACTTTGCATTTGATGGCCGTCCTGATGAAAAATTTGATGTTTTTTTAAAGTTTGGAGATGCTGATTATTTCAAAACATTTGACCTAAAATTAATAGCCGGTCGTGGATTTGCTCAGAGCGATACGATTAATGAATATGTGATCAACGAGACCTTGATGCATAAGCTAGGTGTTACAGATGCTAAGACAATTATCGGTAAATCAGTGAAACTTGGAAGTAGAAGAGCATTGCCAATTGTTGGTGTGGTTAAAGATTTTAAGATCAATTCGTTACGTGAGGCTATAAAACCATTACTTATTTCTACCCGAAAAAGTGTTTACCGTTCATTAGTCGTTAAGTTAAACACTTCAGAAATCTCCAAAGCTAAAGTAGCAATTGAGCAAAAGTGGAATAAATACAATCCGGAATACGCCTTTACCAGCACATTCTTTGATGAAAATATAGCCCGATTCTACCAGCAAGAAGAGCAGCTGTCTAAACTCTATAAAATATTTGCAGGCCTGGCCATTTTCATCTCTTGTTTAGGATTATACGGCTTGGTTTCATTTATGGCGGTACAACGCACGAAAGAAGTGGGTATCCGAAAAGTATTAGGTGCTTCGGTTGGAAATATAGTCTACCTGTTTTCAAAGGAATTTACGGTATTGATAGTAATTGCATTTATAATAGCCGCTCCAGTGGCCTATTACGTGATGCATAATTGGCTGAACAATTTCGTGTTCCGTGTCAATATTGGGGTTGGCGTGTTTGCCATGTCAATACTCATATCCTTAACCGTTGCCTGGCTAACGGTTGGTTACAAGGCAGTTAAAGCAGCATTAGCAAACCCGGTTAAAAGTTTAAGAACTGAATAA
- a CDS encoding ABC transporter permease: MLRNYFKIALRNLSKNKVFSFINIGGLTIGLASFLLVSLYIFDELTFDGFHKNANSIYRVVEKKIASDGKETQSATISYLLSQRSKTDIPEVKDFVRILGLGRSNVGTTENANVFYERYWVATPDFLKVFDFDVLYGDRETALKDPHSVVVTKETAEKLFGNADVLGKTINLDGDSIPCKITAVLANFPINSQLSFNLLFPESSLTSERFMKFVNSDWDSNTFTTYLLLNENANPATVQTKISNLVKANSKDENKEKRSFLLQPLKEVHFNSENIEGNLGKTGSIGYIYIFSGVALFVLLIACINYMNLTTARFMHRAKEIAVRKVAGASQQTLAGQFLSEAFLTTLFALFFALIVVKVLLSKFNAFTEKQLTLGTSTDYRVWIGILMVVIVVGLLSGIYPALVQSRLKPLLLLKNKITLGKGNISLRKSLVVFQFTLSIIMIVATLIVYQQMSYMKNKDMGFKKDQLVVIDINSGEVRRGQETIKYEFAKLPQVKEVTLTSRVPGEWKNLPKVKVNKEQSATTKGNDMFFLGVDDQFLKTYKVELVKGRNFTNSNASDSSAVLLNESAAKALGIIAPSEELIEIPSANYGDGFSSLDAPFKARVIGIVKDFNFQSLHEPLAPMVIANINNPIHSSDYFTIRVASGDLTATLKQMDAIMRGIDQTHLLEYHFLDKQWELLYKEDKIRETIFFIIAILTISIACLGLFGLATYAAEQRIKEIGIRKVLGASVQSIVTMLSTDFLKMVLIAAVIAFPIAWYAMHNWLQDFAYRITIQWWMFVIAGLLALLIAVITVSFQAIKAAIANPVKSLKTE, encoded by the coding sequence ATGTTACGCAACTACTTTAAAATAGCGCTGAGAAATCTGTCAAAAAACAAGGTATTCTCATTTATCAATATTGGAGGACTAACAATTGGATTGGCAAGTTTCCTGTTGGTATCACTATATATATTTGATGAGTTAACGTTTGATGGATTTCATAAAAATGCTAATTCAATTTATCGTGTTGTGGAAAAGAAAATTGCCTCGGATGGAAAAGAAACACAAAGCGCTACTATAAGCTATTTGCTTTCTCAGCGTTCCAAAACAGATATTCCTGAAGTAAAGGACTTTGTGCGAATTTTAGGATTAGGAAGATCAAATGTTGGTACAACAGAGAATGCAAACGTTTTTTATGAAAGATATTGGGTTGCAACCCCTGACTTTTTAAAAGTGTTTGATTTTGATGTGCTTTATGGTGATCGGGAAACTGCATTGAAAGACCCTCACAGTGTTGTGGTGACGAAGGAGACAGCCGAAAAATTGTTTGGGAATGCTGATGTGCTTGGTAAAACAATTAACCTCGATGGTGATAGCATTCCATGTAAAATCACAGCTGTATTAGCCAACTTTCCGATTAACTCTCAGCTTTCCTTCAATTTACTGTTTCCAGAATCGAGCCTCACAAGTGAGCGTTTTATGAAATTTGTGAACTCCGACTGGGATTCAAATACCTTCACTACCTATTTGTTGTTAAATGAGAATGCCAATCCTGCAACTGTTCAAACTAAGATCAGCAATCTTGTTAAGGCAAATAGTAAAGATGAAAATAAGGAAAAGCGCAGCTTCCTATTGCAACCCCTTAAAGAGGTTCATTTTAATTCAGAGAATATTGAGGGAAATTTAGGAAAAACAGGAAGTATAGGGTATATCTATATCTTTTCAGGTGTGGCCTTGTTTGTATTGCTTATTGCCTGTATTAATTATATGAATCTGACAACCGCCCGTTTTATGCATCGTGCAAAAGAAATAGCGGTGCGGAAGGTGGCGGGAGCCTCCCAACAAACATTGGCAGGTCAGTTCCTTTCAGAAGCTTTTCTGACAACTTTATTTGCATTATTTTTTGCATTGATAGTAGTAAAAGTATTGCTGTCTAAATTTAATGCCTTTACAGAAAAACAACTAACATTAGGAACCTCAACCGATTACCGGGTGTGGATAGGAATTTTGATGGTGGTTATAGTTGTCGGGCTTTTGTCAGGCATCTACCCGGCATTGGTTCAATCTCGGTTAAAACCTTTATTGCTACTAAAAAATAAGATTACATTGGGTAAAGGAAACATTTCTTTGCGCAAGTCGTTGGTGGTTTTTCAGTTTACCCTGTCCATTATTATGATTGTGGCAACGCTGATCGTTTATCAGCAAATGTCTTATATGAAAAATAAAGACATGGGATTTAAGAAAGATCAGCTAGTGGTCATTGATATTAATAGTGGTGAAGTAAGAAGAGGACAGGAAACTATTAAATATGAATTTGCGAAACTGCCACAGGTTAAGGAGGTAACACTTACCTCTAGAGTTCCCGGTGAATGGAAAAATCTACCTAAAGTAAAAGTTAATAAAGAACAAAGTGCTACAACAAAAGGGAACGACATGTTCTTTCTTGGTGTGGATGATCAGTTCCTGAAAACCTATAAAGTTGAATTAGTAAAAGGAAGGAACTTTACGAACAGTAATGCATCTGACTCTTCAGCAGTATTGTTAAATGAATCAGCTGCAAAAGCCTTAGGTATCATAGCGCCTTCGGAAGAGCTCATCGAAATTCCGTCTGCTAATTATGGCGATGGCTTTTCTTCACTTGATGCACCTTTTAAAGCGCGTGTTATAGGAATTGTAAAAGATTTTAATTTCCAGTCGTTACACGAGCCATTAGCTCCAATGGTGATCGCCAATATTAACAACCCAATTCATTCATCAGACTATTTTACAATTAGGGTTGCTTCAGGTGATTTAACCGCTACGCTAAAGCAAATGGATGCAATTATGCGTGGCATCGACCAAACACACTTGTTAGAATACCATTTTTTAGATAAGCAATGGGAATTGCTGTATAAAGAGGATAAAATCAGGGAAACCATATTTTTCATTATTGCGATTTTAACTATAAGTATTGCTTGTTTAGGATTATTTGGCTTGGCTACATACGCTGCTGAACAACGAATAAAAGAAATTGGGATCCGCAAAGTGTTAGGGGCAAGTGTACAAAGCATCGTTACTATGCTGTCGACAGATTTTTTGAAGATGGTCTTGATTGCAGCTGTTATTGCATTCCCAATAGCATGGTATGCAATGCATAACTGGTTACAAGATTTTGCATACCGTATTACCATCCAATGGTGGATGTTCGTTATTGCGGGATTATTGGCCTTATTGATTGCTGTGATTACCGTAAGTTTTCAGGCCATTAAAGCCGCCATTGCAAACCCTGTTAAAAGTTTAAAAACCGAATAG
- a CDS encoding ABC transporter permease, giving the protein MIRNYFKTALRNLLRNKVYSFINIAGLSLGLTCAMLIILYVKDEVSYDRFHKNVDQIYRIGFQEINPDGSKGRKDAITGFLQGPRFAESIPEIKTFVRFRNDNKDVKKGSEIYSQELFQVDSSFFSVFSFPLLSGDSKTALSNPNSVVLSEDAAISQFGTADAVGKTMYFKDNDQFVPYKVTGVARKSPQNSSIRFDVLLPLVVSKEDMSNSDNWFNFFLNTFVVLRPGADPNAVMAKMKKVYEADARDAIKNQAAQFGVKQTWSYLLQPYTQMHLSTEMPAQNGLKGGSHPMFSYILTGIVGFVLLIACINFINLTVARSVKRSKEIGIRKVIGGRRAQLIMQFMGESFILCFIAFVVALITVQLILPLFNDLANKALSFSYLFDSKLIAGYVLLFVLTGLLAGFYPALVLSKYRPVQTLYGRFTLGGRNYLQRSLVVVQFALASFLIVSTLTIYSQFKFLTNAKLGYEDKDLIVVDKWGLSREEAAVFKNELKKNPSILDVSAKNGGFWGTVAKINGETQQQFAYETVDEGFLPMLKVPIVKGRNFSKGFPSDSSHSVLVNEEFVKVAGWKEPLGQIVDFWYRNEKYTVVGVVKDYHYEGLGRKIGPQLFTMKKDNGYGRAFIKIRPNSETASLKHIETVFKKLFPVSPYSYKFKHAENLESYETESKWKDIMLFASVLTIFISSIGLFGLSVLAAEKRTKEIGIRKVLGASVGGVVTLLSKDFIKLIVIALLVSMPVAWFIANKWLENYPYRITVGSGIFIATALFVIIIALATISYQAVKTAIANPVNSLRTE; this is encoded by the coding sequence ATGATAAGGAATTATTTCAAAACTGCCTTAAGGAATTTGCTTCGAAATAAAGTGTATTCCTTTATAAACATTGCAGGTTTATCGCTCGGATTAACCTGTGCTATGCTGATCATACTGTATGTAAAAGATGAAGTGAGTTATGATAGGTTTCATAAGAATGTAGATCAGATTTACCGAATCGGTTTTCAGGAGATTAATCCAGATGGGTCAAAGGGTCGGAAAGATGCGATCACCGGATTTTTGCAAGGGCCCCGTTTTGCTGAAAGCATTCCGGAGATCAAAACTTTTGTTCGCTTCAGAAATGATAATAAAGATGTGAAAAAAGGAAGTGAGATTTACTCACAAGAATTGTTTCAGGTAGATTCTTCCTTCTTTTCTGTTTTCTCATTTCCGCTGTTAAGTGGCGACTCTAAAACAGCTCTTTCTAATCCTAACTCTGTGGTATTAAGTGAAGATGCTGCAATAAGTCAGTTTGGAACCGCGGATGCAGTTGGTAAAACAATGTACTTTAAGGATAACGATCAATTTGTACCTTATAAAGTAACAGGCGTTGCTAGAAAAAGCCCTCAGAACTCCTCGATTAGGTTTGATGTATTGCTGCCATTAGTAGTTTCAAAGGAAGATATGTCGAATAGTGATAACTGGTTCAACTTCTTCTTAAACACCTTTGTAGTTCTTCGTCCGGGAGCAGATCCTAATGCTGTAATGGCAAAAATGAAAAAAGTTTATGAGGCAGATGCGAGAGATGCTATTAAAAACCAAGCAGCCCAGTTTGGTGTAAAACAAACCTGGAGCTACCTGTTGCAACCATACACTCAAATGCACCTGAGTACAGAAATGCCTGCTCAGAATGGTTTAAAGGGCGGCAGCCATCCGATGTTCTCGTATATTCTGACTGGAATTGTGGGGTTTGTTTTATTAATCGCTTGTATCAACTTCATCAACCTAACGGTTGCCCGTTCAGTAAAACGTTCAAAGGAAATTGGTATTCGTAAAGTTATAGGCGGCAGAAGAGCTCAGCTTATCATGCAGTTCATGGGTGAGTCATTCATCCTGTGTTTTATTGCATTTGTGGTTGCCTTAATTACGGTTCAACTAATACTTCCGTTGTTCAATGATCTTGCAAACAAAGCATTATCATTCTCTTACTTGTTTGATTCAAAATTAATCGCTGGTTATGTATTACTGTTTGTCTTAACAGGATTATTGGCAGGTTTTTATCCGGCCTTAGTATTATCGAAATATAGACCTGTTCAAACGCTATATGGCAGATTTACTTTAGGTGGAAGAAATTACCTGCAACGCTCATTAGTGGTTGTACAGTTTGCGTTGGCTTCATTCCTGATCGTTTCAACACTAACCATTTATTCTCAGTTTAAATTTTTAACCAATGCAAAACTGGGTTATGAAGATAAAGACCTTATTGTGGTTGATAAATGGGGGCTGTCTCGTGAGGAAGCGGCAGTATTTAAAAATGAACTGAAGAAAAATCCATCCATTCTTGATGTTTCTGCTAAAAACGGAGGATTCTGGGGTACCGTGGCAAAAATAAATGGGGAAACCCAACAGCAATTTGCTTATGAAACTGTAGACGAAGGATTTTTACCAATGCTAAAGGTTCCTATAGTTAAAGGCCGTAATTTTTCAAAAGGGTTTCCGTCGGATTCCAGTCATTCAGTTTTGGTGAATGAAGAATTTGTAAAAGTTGCAGGTTGGAAAGAGCCTCTGGGACAAATCGTTGACTTTTGGTACCGTAATGAAAAATACACCGTTGTCGGTGTTGTAAAAGACTATCATTATGAGGGATTAGGTCGCAAGATTGGTCCACAGCTATTTACCATGAAAAAGGATAATGGCTATGGCAGAGCTTTTATCAAAATCAGGCCAAACAGTGAGACTGCAAGTTTAAAGCACATCGAAACAGTGTTTAAAAAACTGTTTCCGGTTTCACCATACAGCTATAAGTTTAAACACGCTGAAAACCTGGAAAGCTATGAAACAGAGTCAAAGTGGAAAGACATTATGTTGTTTGCATCTGTTTTAACCATTTTCATCTCAAGCATAGGCTTATTCGGTTTATCAGTTTTAGCCGCAGAGAAACGAACCAAAGAAATTGGAATCCGTAAAGTCTTAGGCGCTTCAGTGGGAGGTGTAGTTACCCTTTTATCCAAAGATTTTATAAAACTAATCGTGATCGCATTGCTGGTATCGATGCCAGTTGCATGGTTTATTGCTAATAAATGGCTTGAAAATTACCCTTACCGTATTACCGTTGGTAGTGGAATTTTTATCGCCACAGCATTGTTTGTAATCATAATAGCCCTGGCAACCATCAGCTATCAGGCAGTTAAAACAGCAATTGCAAATCCGGTTAATAGTTTACGAACTGAGTAG